The genomic region CAATTCTTTTTCTTCATTAATTTTTGGCGAAAAATCTGATAATTCTTTAACAATATGCTGAAGATAATCTTGTTCTTGATTTAAATGATCCAATTCACGTGTTAATTGGCGTATAGTTTCTTCTTTTTCCTGCCAAAAAGAATAGGATTTTCTTGTATCTTCAATTTCTTTTTCAAGAGAACTATATGTATCAAGTAAATAACGCTGTGTATCAGGCTTATTTAAATCTTGATGCTCAAATTGACCAACAATTTCTATAAGTATTTTGCTAATTTGACGTAATAAATTAAGGCTTATGGTTTGATCATTAAGAAAAACACGACTCCGTCCATCTTCATTCATATGTCTTCTTAAAATAAGATGATCATGATTGGGTAAATCTTGTTCTTTTAATATATTATATACAATGTGGTTTTTAGGTAATGTAAATAAAGCGCTAACG from Alphaproteobacteria bacterium harbors:
- a CDS encoding AAA family ATPase → MLTQLIINNFILISHMEINLDSGFTAITGETGAGKSILLEALNFALGAKTDTSVLKPGTTQTSVSALFTLPKNHIVYNILKEQDLPNHDHLILRRHMNEDGRSRVFLNDQTISLNLLRQISKILIEIVGQFEHQDLNKPDTQRYLLDTYSSLEKEIEDTRKSYSFWQEKEETIRQLTRELDHLNQEQDYLQHIVKELSDFSPKINEEKEL